In the genome of Candidatus Microbacterium phytovorans, one region contains:
- the pgsA gene encoding CDP-diacylglycerol--glycerol-3-phosphate 3-phosphatidyltransferase: MTIPRQLPNAITIVRILCAPVFVWMLLADDGADGPLRWGAAALFVVAIATDGIDGYLARRHDIVTDLGKLLDPIADKVLTGAAFVGLSLLGELDWWITILVLVREVGITVHRLVVASDHVVAAAWMGKLKTVAQAVALSLALLPLWTVVGEWIHVVNAVAMTVAVVLTVASGLDYALTEIRGARSTRRKSA, encoded by the coding sequence GTGACGATCCCTCGGCAGCTCCCCAACGCGATCACGATCGTTCGGATCCTCTGCGCCCCTGTCTTCGTCTGGATGCTCCTGGCGGACGACGGTGCCGACGGCCCTCTTCGATGGGGCGCGGCGGCGCTGTTCGTCGTCGCGATCGCGACAGACGGCATCGACGGCTACCTCGCGCGCCGGCACGACATCGTCACCGATCTCGGCAAGCTGCTCGATCCGATCGCCGACAAGGTGCTGACCGGCGCGGCGTTCGTGGGGCTGTCCCTCCTCGGCGAACTGGACTGGTGGATCACGATCCTCGTCCTGGTGCGGGAGGTGGGGATCACGGTGCATCGACTCGTCGTCGCGAGCGATCATGTGGTGGCCGCCGCGTGGATGGGAAAGCTCAAGACGGTCGCTCAGGCGGTCGCCCTCTCGCTCGCGCTGCTGCCGTTGTGGACGGTGGTCGGCGAGTGGATCCACGTCGTCAACGCGGTCGCCATGACCGTCGCGGTGGTCCTCACCGTGGCGAGCGGTCTCGACTACGCCCTCACCGAAATCCGCGGCGCGCGCTCGACACGGAGGAAGAGCGCATGA
- a CDS encoding CinA family protein: MTTRREARAARQAGEVDDVEATLVSHGRPSDAERLVNRLKELGWTLGVAESLTGGAVAASVVSVPGASAVLRGGIVAYATDIKQTVLGVDATLLAAHGPVHPRVARQMAEGARRVLGRGDDAADVGIATTGIAGPVSPDGQPVGTVHLAVSTPLGSRVESLVLTGDRQEIRAEAAALALRLAFDAL, translated from the coding sequence ATGACGACACGTCGTGAAGCCCGGGCCGCACGTCAGGCGGGGGAGGTGGACGATGTCGAAGCGACGCTCGTGTCGCATGGACGCCCCTCGGATGCCGAACGCCTCGTCAACCGGCTCAAGGAGCTCGGCTGGACCCTCGGGGTCGCGGAGTCTCTGACGGGCGGAGCCGTGGCGGCATCCGTCGTCTCGGTCCCGGGTGCGTCTGCCGTGCTGCGCGGCGGCATCGTCGCCTACGCGACCGACATCAAGCAGACCGTCCTAGGGGTCGATGCGACGCTCCTCGCCGCCCACGGACCCGTGCATCCGCGCGTCGCGCGCCAAATGGCTGAGGGCGCCCGCCGCGTACTCGGACGTGGAGACGACGCGGCCGACGTGGGCATCGCGACGACGGGCATCGCGGGGCCGGTGTCACCCGACGGGCAGCCGGTGGGCACCGTGCACCTGGCGGTCTCGACCCCGCTCGGTTCGCGCGTGGAATCGCTGGTGTTGACCGGCGATCGGCAGGAGATCCGCGCGGAGGCGGCGGCACTCGCCCTGCGTCTCGCGTTCGACGCACTCTGA
- a CDS encoding helix-turn-helix transcriptional regulator: MILVRQEIGDVLRDMRLQKGKTLRQVAGRASVALGYLSEVERGQKEASSEILAAVADALDVPISTIMREVGDRISVLEGLQTFPDVVPDDLASLDEDFAQPELSLR; this comes from the coding sequence ATGATCCTGGTTCGTCAAGAGATCGGTGACGTCCTTCGTGACATGCGCCTGCAGAAGGGCAAGACGCTCCGGCAGGTCGCGGGACGCGCCAGTGTGGCGCTGGGCTACCTCAGCGAGGTAGAGCGCGGTCAGAAGGAAGCCTCCAGCGAGATCCTGGCCGCCGTGGCCGACGCGCTCGATGTGCCCATCTCGACCATCATGCGCGAGGTGGGCGACCGCATCTCCGTCCTCGAGGGGTTGCAGACCTTCCCCGATGTCGTCCCCGACGACCTCGCGTCGCTCGACGAGGACTTCGCGCAGCCCGAGCTGTCCCTGCGCTGA
- a CDS encoding DUF3046 domain-containing protein produces the protein MRLSEFTRAVTAEFGTQGDALVSDLALSALSYRTASQALTDGVDTREVWLALCAEADVPMARRHGVGRVESRR, from the coding sequence ATGCGTTTGAGTGAGTTCACGCGCGCCGTGACGGCGGAGTTCGGTACGCAGGGCGATGCGCTCGTCTCGGATCTGGCGCTGAGCGCGCTGTCGTATCGCACCGCGTCGCAGGCCCTGACCGACGGGGTCGATACGCGCGAGGTGTGGCTGGCGCTGTGTGCTGAGGCCGATGTCCCGATGGCGCGGCGTCACGGCGTCGGTCGCGTCGAATCTCGTCGGTGA
- the recA gene encoding recombinase RecA, whose amino-acid sequence MPSPADREKALESALAQIDRQFGKGSVMRLGSDERAPVEVIPTGSIALDVALGVGGLPRGRIIEIYGPESSGKTTLTLHAIANVQRAGGIAAFIDAEHALDPDYAQKLGVDIDQLLVSQPDTGEQALEIADMLVRSGAIDLVVIDSVAALVPKAEIEGEMGDSHVGLQARLMSQALRKLTGGLNQTNTTMIFINQLREKIGVFFGSPETTAGGKALKFYASVRLDIRRIETLKDGTDAVGNRTRVKVVKNKMAPPFKQAEFDILYGVGISREGSLIDFGVEHTIVKKSGAWYTYDGEQLGQGKENARNFLIKNVDVAAEIETKIKQKLGIGQPKTAAPAADELAARRPA is encoded by the coding sequence ATGCCATCACCCGCAGACCGCGAGAAGGCCCTGGAGTCGGCCCTCGCCCAGATCGACCGCCAATTCGGAAAGGGCTCGGTCATGCGGCTGGGCAGTGACGAGCGTGCACCGGTGGAGGTCATCCCCACCGGTTCCATCGCGCTCGATGTCGCTCTCGGCGTCGGCGGATTGCCGCGTGGTCGAATCATCGAGATCTACGGACCCGAATCATCCGGCAAGACCACTCTGACGCTGCACGCGATCGCCAACGTCCAGCGTGCGGGCGGCATCGCCGCGTTCATCGACGCGGAGCACGCGCTCGACCCCGACTATGCACAGAAGCTCGGGGTCGACATCGACCAGCTGCTGGTATCCCAGCCCGATACGGGTGAGCAGGCGCTCGAGATCGCCGACATGCTCGTGCGGTCGGGGGCAATCGACCTCGTCGTCATCGACTCGGTGGCCGCGCTCGTGCCGAAGGCGGAGATCGAGGGCGAGATGGGAGATTCGCACGTCGGTCTGCAGGCTCGCCTGATGTCGCAAGCACTTCGCAAGCTCACCGGTGGTCTCAACCAGACCAACACCACGATGATCTTCATCAACCAGCTGCGCGAGAAGATCGGTGTGTTCTTCGGATCGCCGGAGACGACCGCGGGAGGAAAGGCGCTGAAGTTCTACGCGTCGGTTCGTCTCGATATCCGTCGCATCGAGACGCTGAAGGACGGCACCGACGCAGTCGGCAACCGTACGCGCGTCAAGGTCGTCAAGAACAAGATGGCTCCGCCCTTCAAGCAGGCAGAGTTCGACATCCTGTACGGGGTCGGCATCTCCCGCGAGGGAAGTCTCATCGACTTCGGCGTCGAGCACACGATCGTCAAGAAGTCGGGTGCGTGGTACACGTACGACGGTGAGCAACTCGGGCAGGGCAAGGAGAACGCTCGCAACTTCTTGATCAAGAACGTCGATGTGGCGGCCGAGATCGAGACGAAGATCAAGCAGAAGCTCGGCATCGGTCAGCCCAAGACGGCGGCGCCCGCAGCCGACGAGCTGGCCGCGCGCCGACCCGCGTGA
- a CDS encoding regulatory protein RecX, with translation MLAQHELDPQEIDAIVAAFLGHGYLDDMRLAEQLVHVATDRKAQGRHSVAQTLAARGLGREVIDAVLAELPDDDAERALAFARQKARNLVSLDRDTAMRRLHGQLARRGFAGSLAMSAARQALDEAGGPSSGVRFR, from the coding sequence GTGCTGGCGCAGCACGAACTCGACCCGCAGGAGATCGACGCGATCGTGGCGGCGTTTCTCGGGCACGGCTACCTCGATGACATGCGTCTGGCCGAGCAGCTGGTGCACGTGGCGACAGATCGTAAGGCGCAAGGCCGGCACTCGGTCGCACAGACGCTCGCGGCGCGGGGTCTCGGTCGAGAGGTGATTGATGCCGTTCTGGCGGAGCTTCCCGACGACGATGCCGAGCGTGCGTTGGCGTTTGCGCGGCAGAAGGCCCGCAATCTCGTCTCGCTCGATCGGGACACGGCGATGCGGCGTCTGCACGGTCAGTTGGCGCGCCGCGGGTTCGCGGGGAGTCTCGCGATGTCGGCGGCGCGACAGGCGCTCGACGAAGCGGGCGGCCCATCGTCGGGTGTCCGATTCCGCTGA
- the miaB gene encoding tRNA (N6-isopentenyl adenosine(37)-C2)-methylthiotransferase MiaB, whose translation MTSPSSAPTIIESSPASIAADGTARTYEVRTFGCQMNVHDSERLSGSLESAGYVRAEAGSEADVVVINTCAVRDNAAGKLYGTLGHLKSRKDRHEGMQIAVGGCLAQMDKDAVLQKAPWVDVVFGTHNMGSLPGMLERARHNGDAELEILEALEVFPSTLPTKRDAVHSGWVSISVGCNNTCTFCIVPSLRGKEKDRRPGDILSEIKLLVDDGAIEVTLLGQNVNSYGVEFGDRQAFGKLLRAAGEIPGLERIRFTSPHPAAFTDDVIDAMADTPAVMPQLHMPLQSGSDRILKAMRRSYRSERFLGILDRVRARMPHAAITTDIIVGFPGETEEDFQETLRVVEESRFASAFTFQYSIREGTPAATMPDQVPKAVVQDRYERLVALQERISLEENQRQLGRELQVLVSAGEGKKDAETHRLTGRAEDNRLVHFELPAGSAVPRPGDVVTVTVTHAAPFHLLADSTDGGSLRIRRTRAGDAWDRAQAESCGVPASAVDGAPRAVSLGLPALRPAGA comes from the coding sequence ATGACTTCCCCGTCCTCCGCCCCGACGATCATCGAAAGCTCGCCGGCGTCTATCGCCGCCGACGGTACGGCGCGCACCTATGAGGTGCGCACCTTCGGCTGTCAGATGAACGTGCACGACTCCGAGCGGCTTTCCGGCTCCCTGGAGAGCGCAGGCTACGTCCGCGCGGAGGCCGGCAGCGAGGCCGACGTCGTCGTGATCAACACGTGCGCGGTCCGCGACAATGCCGCCGGCAAGCTGTACGGCACGCTCGGGCACCTCAAGAGCCGCAAAGACCGACACGAAGGCATGCAGATCGCTGTCGGCGGGTGCCTTGCCCAGATGGACAAAGACGCGGTGCTCCAGAAGGCGCCGTGGGTGGATGTCGTCTTCGGTACCCACAACATGGGGTCTCTGCCGGGGATGCTCGAGCGCGCGCGACACAACGGTGATGCGGAACTGGAGATCCTCGAGGCGCTGGAGGTCTTCCCGTCTACGCTGCCGACCAAGCGCGATGCCGTCCACAGCGGCTGGGTCTCGATCTCGGTCGGCTGCAACAACACCTGCACCTTCTGCATCGTCCCGAGCCTCCGCGGCAAGGAGAAGGACCGCCGTCCCGGCGACATCCTCAGCGAGATCAAGCTGCTCGTCGACGACGGCGCGATCGAAGTCACGCTCCTCGGACAGAACGTCAACAGCTACGGCGTGGAGTTCGGCGATCGCCAGGCCTTCGGCAAGCTCCTCCGCGCCGCGGGCGAGATTCCCGGGCTCGAGCGCATCCGGTTCACCAGTCCACACCCCGCCGCCTTCACCGATGACGTCATCGACGCGATGGCCGACACCCCGGCGGTGATGCCGCAGCTGCACATGCCGCTCCAATCCGGGTCCGACCGCATCCTCAAGGCCATGCGCCGCTCGTACCGCAGCGAGCGGTTCCTCGGCATCCTCGATCGCGTGCGTGCCCGCATGCCGCACGCGGCGATCACCACCGACATCATCGTCGGCTTCCCGGGAGAGACCGAGGAGGACTTCCAGGAGACTCTCCGGGTCGTCGAGGAGTCGCGCTTCGCGAGCGCGTTCACCTTCCAGTACTCGATCCGCGAAGGCACCCCCGCAGCCACCATGCCCGACCAGGTGCCGAAGGCCGTCGTCCAAGACCGGTACGAGCGCCTCGTCGCCCTGCAGGAGCGCATCTCGCTCGAGGAGAACCAGCGTCAGCTGGGGCGCGAACTGCAGGTGCTCGTCTCCGCCGGCGAGGGCAAGAAGGATGCCGAGACCCACCGGCTCACCGGACGCGCCGAGGACAACCGCCTCGTCCACTTCGAGCTGCCGGCCGGATCGGCCGTGCCCCGTCCGGGCGATGTCGTCACCGTCACCGTGACGCACGCCGCCCCCTTCCACCTCCTCGCCGACAGCACCGACGGCGGATCGCTGCGCATCCGACGCACTCGCGCAGGGGACGCATGGGATCGGGCGCAGGCAGAGTCGTGCGGCGTCCCCGCGTCCGCTGTCGACGGGGCACCGCGCGCCGTGTCGTTGGGGCTGCCGGCGCTGCGTCCCGCAGGGGCGTGA
- the miaA gene encoding tRNA (adenosine(37)-N6)-dimethylallyltransferase MiaA, which produces MVGATGTGKTELSLRLGEELASRGRPAEIVNADAMQFYRGMDIGTAKLPPAQRRGIPHHLFDVLEVTDEAAVAWYQGQARGAIEAIFSRGSDAILVGGSGLYVSSVVYDFRFPPHDDALRARLEEDLAREGTQALHARLRALDPDTADRVDPRNGRRIVRALEVLAQGEPTHGAALPDTPVLWHPRTTLLGVHLDRAELVARLDRRVEQMWASGLLDEVRHLQGLGLADGPTASRAIGYAQAADQLDGRLTEAEAIAATQSLTRRYARRQVSWFRRYPEIAWYPPDTDPGALADSTA; this is translated from the coding sequence GTGGTGGGCGCTACCGGAACCGGCAAGACCGAGCTGTCGCTGCGGCTCGGCGAAGAACTGGCCTCGCGGGGCCGCCCCGCCGAGATCGTCAACGCGGATGCCATGCAGTTCTACCGCGGCATGGACATCGGCACCGCCAAGCTGCCGCCCGCGCAGCGGCGCGGCATCCCGCATCACCTCTTCGACGTCCTCGAGGTGACCGACGAAGCAGCAGTCGCGTGGTACCAGGGCCAGGCACGGGGCGCCATCGAAGCCATCTTCTCCCGCGGCTCGGACGCCATCCTCGTCGGCGGGTCGGGCCTGTACGTGTCCAGCGTCGTCTACGACTTCCGATTCCCGCCACACGACGACGCGCTCCGCGCGCGGTTGGAGGAAGACCTCGCCCGCGAAGGGACGCAGGCCCTGCACGCCCGACTGCGCGCGCTCGACCCCGACACGGCCGACCGCGTCGATCCGCGCAACGGGCGTCGCATCGTGCGCGCACTGGAAGTCCTCGCTCAGGGTGAGCCCACGCACGGCGCGGCCCTCCCCGATACGCCGGTGCTGTGGCATCCGCGCACGACGCTGCTCGGCGTCCATCTCGACCGCGCAGAGCTCGTGGCCCGCCTCGACCGCCGCGTGGAGCAGATGTGGGCGAGCGGGCTCCTCGACGAAGTTCGCCACCTGCAGGGGCTCGGGCTCGCCGACGGACCCACTGCCTCCCGTGCCATCGGGTACGCGCAGGCCGCGGACCAGCTCGATGGACGGCTGACGGAGGCGGAAGCGATCGCCGCCACGCAGTCGCTCACCCGCCGCTATGCCCGTCGGCAGGTGTCCTGGTTCCGTCGGTACCCGGAGATCGCCTGGTATCCGCCCGACACGGACCCCGGTGCGCTGGCAGACTCGACGGCATGA
- a CDS encoding GNAT family acetyltransferase translates to MTLDIRAFELADTEPVISLWQETGLTRPWNNPHQDIARKLRVQPELFLVAVDGSEIVGSVMAGYDGHRGWLYYLASSPDRRGEGIGRRLVERAEELLIDLGCPKVQLMVRTENVEVHDFYSSLGFEPFEVWTTGKRLIAD, encoded by the coding sequence ATGACCCTCGACATCCGCGCTTTCGAACTCGCCGACACGGAACCCGTCATCTCGCTGTGGCAGGAGACAGGGCTCACCCGCCCGTGGAACAATCCGCACCAGGACATCGCACGCAAGCTCCGCGTCCAGCCGGAGCTGTTCCTCGTTGCCGTCGACGGCTCTGAGATCGTCGGCTCGGTGATGGCGGGCTATGACGGCCACCGCGGATGGCTCTACTATCTCGCCAGCAGTCCCGATCGCCGGGGCGAAGGCATCGGCCGCCGTCTCGTGGAGCGCGCGGAGGAACTCCTGATCGACCTGGGGTGCCCGAAGGTGCAATTGATGGTGCGCACCGAGAATGTCGAGGTGCACGACTTCTACTCCTCGCTCGGTTTCGAGCCCTTCGAGGTGTGGACGACCGGGAAGCGACTCATCGCGGACTGA
- the dapF gene encoding diaminopimelate epimerase — protein sequence MSTALTVPFTKGHGTGNDFVIVPDVDGVLSLSDGQVAALCDRRFGIGGDGILRVVRSRDLPEGAATPDAEWFMDYRNADGSAAEMCGNGIRVFARYLVDSGLVDLPDGATLLVGTRAGTKTLTRSEDGFEVDLGRWRGEADEVTVRARGLDIPRPGQAIDVGNPHVVVALSSADELEGLDLTVQPRLTPEPPAGANIEFVVPADPLVDDGVGAVTMRVFERGVGETLSCGTGVAATALAVRLWAGERAPERWRVDVPGGRLGVRITHHEDGEHVLLSGPAVLVYSGQVTLA from the coding sequence GTGTCCACTGCGCTCACCGTCCCGTTCACCAAGGGCCACGGCACCGGCAACGACTTCGTGATCGTCCCGGATGTCGACGGCGTGCTGTCGCTGAGCGATGGGCAGGTTGCGGCGCTGTGCGACCGCCGGTTCGGCATCGGCGGCGACGGCATCCTGCGGGTCGTGCGCTCCCGAGACCTCCCGGAAGGTGCCGCCACCCCCGACGCGGAGTGGTTCATGGACTACCGGAACGCCGATGGGTCCGCTGCCGAAATGTGCGGCAACGGCATCCGCGTATTTGCGCGCTACCTCGTCGACAGTGGACTCGTCGACCTCCCCGACGGTGCGACGCTCCTCGTGGGCACGCGCGCCGGAACGAAGACGCTGACGCGGAGTGAGGACGGCTTCGAAGTCGACCTCGGCCGGTGGCGCGGCGAGGCAGACGAGGTCACCGTGCGGGCTCGAGGGCTCGACATCCCGCGCCCGGGCCAGGCGATCGATGTCGGCAACCCTCACGTCGTGGTGGCTCTCTCGAGCGCGGACGAGCTCGAGGGGCTCGACCTCACCGTGCAGCCGCGGCTCACACCGGAGCCGCCCGCAGGGGCGAACATCGAGTTCGTCGTCCCTGCCGATCCCCTCGTCGACGACGGCGTCGGTGCGGTGACGATGCGCGTCTTCGAACGTGGTGTGGGTGAGACGCTGTCCTGCGGCACGGGAGTCGCCGCGACGGCGCTCGCGGTGCGGCTGTGGGCGGGTGAGCGAGCCCCGGAACGCTGGCGCGTCGACGTTCCCGGAGGCCGCCTGGGTGTGCGCATCACCCACCACGAAGACGGCGAGCACGTGCTCCTGTCCGGCCCGGCTGTCCTCGTCTACTCGGGACAGGTCACCCTCGCCTGA
- a CDS encoding methyltransferase codes for MSSDHYFSASPASAENLRRIRVSLAGRDVEVTTAGGVFSPDHVDSGTAVLLANMPPAPPGGHILDLGSGWGPIALTLALEAPHATVWAVDVNERALDLVRRNAAALGLTNINAALPDDVPDDVTFRTIRSNPPIRVGKHELHGLLERWIPRLDERSDAWLVVQRNLGSDSLQRWLAATWEHGYSVSRAATGRGFRVLRVRRHGSPPTAAIPLPDGTETA; via the coding sequence ATGTCGAGCGATCACTACTTCAGTGCGTCCCCGGCCAGTGCGGAGAACCTCCGTCGCATCCGCGTCTCGCTCGCCGGACGTGACGTCGAGGTCACCACGGCCGGCGGCGTCTTCAGTCCTGACCATGTCGACTCCGGCACGGCCGTTCTCCTGGCGAACATGCCGCCCGCGCCCCCGGGAGGCCACATCCTCGACCTCGGGTCAGGATGGGGTCCGATCGCCCTCACTCTCGCGCTGGAAGCACCGCACGCGACGGTGTGGGCGGTCGATGTCAACGAACGCGCACTCGACCTTGTGCGACGCAATGCTGCCGCCCTCGGCCTTACCAATATCAACGCCGCGCTCCCCGACGATGTTCCCGACGACGTCACCTTCCGCACGATAAGGTCCAATCCCCCCATCCGGGTCGGGAAGCACGAGCTCCACGGCCTGCTGGAGCGTTGGATACCGCGGCTCGATGAACGCAGTGACGCGTGGCTCGTCGTGCAGCGCAATCTCGGCTCCGATTCGCTGCAGCGCTGGTTGGCCGCCACGTGGGAGCACGGCTACAGCGTGTCTCGAGCGGCGACAGGTCGCGGCTTCCGGGTCCTCAGGGTGCGGCGGCACGGATCGCCGCCGACCGCAGCCATCCCGCTTCCGGACGGCACCGAGACCGCGTGA
- the hflX gene encoding GTPase HflX, with protein sequence MTDTTTPQSTDETPVDPVDRVLAHADGRSGVRVFGAAQALQDASTVAYGDVDGEQWDREERAALRRVAGLSTELEDVTEVEYRQLRLENVVLVGVYAQGSQDDAENSLRELAALAETAGAVVLDGVLQRRPHPDPATYIGRGKAAELRDLVAAVGADTVVADTELASSQRRALEDVVKVKVIDRTTVILDIFSQHAKSREGKAQVELAQLEYLLPRLRGWGESMSRQAGGQVGAGGAGMGSRGPGETKIELDRRRIRTRMAQLRRQIRDFAPAREAKRAERKRHTIPSVAIAGYTNAGKSSLLNRLTSAGVLVENALFATLDATVRRAQATDGRIYTLTDTVGFVRNLPHQLVEAFRSTLEEVADADVIVHVVDGSHPDPAAQLATVRDVMADVGARSVRELVVFNKADLVDPDTRLVLRGLEPDSLFVSSRTGEGVAELRAAVESALPLPAVEVRALVPYDRGDLVNAVHESGHIVSTAHEEGGTAVHAHVDARLAAELSPYLV encoded by the coding sequence ATGACCGACACGACCACCCCGCAGAGCACCGACGAGACGCCGGTGGACCCGGTGGACCGCGTGCTCGCACACGCCGACGGGCGATCCGGGGTGCGCGTCTTCGGTGCCGCGCAGGCGCTTCAGGACGCATCGACCGTCGCGTACGGCGACGTCGACGGTGAACAGTGGGACCGCGAAGAGCGGGCCGCGCTGCGCCGTGTCGCGGGCCTGTCCACCGAACTCGAAGACGTCACGGAGGTCGAGTACCGGCAGCTCCGGCTGGAGAACGTCGTGTTGGTCGGCGTGTACGCCCAGGGCTCGCAGGACGATGCCGAGAACTCGCTCCGCGAGCTCGCCGCCCTCGCAGAGACGGCCGGCGCCGTCGTCCTCGACGGTGTCCTGCAGCGTCGTCCCCACCCCGACCCCGCGACCTACATCGGCCGTGGCAAGGCTGCCGAGCTGCGCGACCTCGTCGCCGCCGTCGGCGCCGACACGGTCGTGGCCGACACCGAACTGGCCTCCAGCCAGCGGCGCGCCCTCGAGGACGTGGTGAAGGTCAAGGTCATCGATCGCACCACCGTCATCCTCGACATCTTCAGCCAGCACGCGAAGAGCCGTGAGGGCAAGGCGCAGGTCGAACTCGCCCAACTCGAGTATCTTCTTCCGCGCCTGCGCGGATGGGGTGAGTCGATGTCCCGTCAGGCCGGTGGACAGGTCGGCGCGGGAGGTGCGGGAATGGGCTCGCGCGGACCGGGTGAGACGAAGATCGAGCTCGACCGGCGCCGCATCCGTACCCGCATGGCTCAGCTTCGACGTCAGATCCGTGACTTCGCGCCGGCGCGCGAGGCGAAGCGGGCGGAGCGCAAGCGCCACACCATCCCCTCCGTGGCCATCGCGGGATACACGAACGCCGGAAAGTCGAGCCTCTTGAACCGGCTGACCAGCGCCGGAGTCCTGGTGGAGAACGCGTTGTTCGCCACCCTGGATGCCACGGTGCGCCGCGCGCAGGCGACCGACGGTCGTATCTACACGCTCACCGACACCGTCGGCTTCGTCCGCAATCTCCCGCACCAGCTCGTCGAGGCGTTCCGTTCCACGCTGGAAGAGGTCGCCGATGCCGATGTGATCGTCCACGTCGTCGACGGCTCGCACCCGGACCCCGCGGCTCAGCTCGCGACCGTTCGTGACGTGATGGCCGACGTCGGCGCGCGTTCGGTTCGTGAGCTCGTGGTGTTCAACAAGGCCGACCTCGTCGACCCCGACACCCGGCTGGTGCTGCGGGGTCTCGAGCCGGATTCTCTCTTCGTGTCGTCACGGACGGGGGAGGGCGTCGCCGAACTCCGCGCGGCCGTCGAATCCGCGCTGCCGCTGCCTGCCGTGGAGGTGCGTGCCCTCGTGCCCTACGACCGTGGCGACCTCGTCAACGCGGTGCACGAATCGGGTCACATCGTCTCGACCGCTCACGAGGAGGGCGGCACCGCGGTGCACGCCCACGTCGACGCGCGTCTGGCCGCAGAGCTCTCGCCCTACCTCGTCTGA